Proteins encoded within one genomic window of Phototrophicus methaneseepsis:
- a CDS encoding carbohydrate ABC transporter permease, whose protein sequence is MSGIVTFFRRNAVAYMFLTPWLLGFIILTLYPMIYSLGLSFTDYDFTQPDATQFIGLGNYVKMFGSAFGLSEFTASTGEVIRVDPYYMKSLSVTFTYVFVSVPLKMIFALAVAMLMNQKLRGVPFYRAVYYIPTLLGGSIAIAVLWRKLFEKDGLVNGFLAVLGFVDLPGWITNPNYALGTLILLTVWQFGSSMIIFLAGLKQIPQEYYDAASVDGANKVRQFFAITIPLLSPVILFNLIIQIISAFQAFTQAYIIGGGKGGVLNSTLFYTLHMYIQGWTYHEMGYASAMAWVLLLIIGGFTLLVFRSSSWWVSYGVGE, encoded by the coding sequence ATGTCCGGTATCGTCACGTTTTTCAGGCGCAACGCCGTCGCCTATATGTTTCTTACGCCGTGGCTCCTGGGTTTTATCATCCTGACGCTTTACCCAATGATTTATTCTCTGGGACTCAGTTTCACGGATTATGACTTTACGCAGCCTGATGCAACGCAATTTATCGGGCTGGGTAATTACGTAAAGATGTTCGGGTCTGCTTTCGGGCTGTCGGAGTTCACCGCATCGACAGGTGAAGTGATCCGAGTAGACCCATATTACATGAAGTCACTATCCGTGACTTTTACATATGTGTTTGTATCTGTCCCCCTGAAGATGATCTTCGCGCTCGCCGTCGCCATGTTGATGAACCAGAAGCTGCGCGGCGTGCCTTTCTACCGCGCTGTTTACTACATTCCGACGCTCCTCGGTGGTTCTATAGCGATTGCGGTATTATGGCGCAAATTATTCGAGAAAGATGGCCTGGTTAATGGATTCCTCGCAGTCCTTGGATTTGTAGACCTCCCTGGCTGGATTACAAACCCGAATTACGCGCTTGGGACGCTCATCTTGCTGACTGTGTGGCAGTTCGGGTCATCCATGATCATCTTCCTGGCGGGCCTGAAGCAAATCCCACAAGAATATTATGATGCTGCCAGCGTTGATGGGGCCAATAAGGTCCGGCAGTTCTTCGCCATCACGATTCCTCTACTCTCGCCAGTCATCCTGTTTAATCTGATCATACAGATCATATCTGCATTCCAGGCATTTACGCAGGCCTATATCATCGGCGGCGGCAAGGGCGGTGTGCTGAACTCAACCCTATTCTATACCTTACATATGTATATCCAGGGATGGACCTATCACGAGATGGGATACGCCTCAGCGATGGCGTGGGTGCTGCTGCTCATTATTGGCGGGTTCACCCTGCTCGTATTCAGATCATCAAGTTGGTGGGTATCTTATGGGGTCGGAGAATAA
- a CDS encoding alpha-L-rhamnosidase codes for MKISHLKTNHIVNPLGFAIDTPTFSWIVEETDDTVQTAAQVLVSYDSDFKQIIFDSGKVDGSLIDSVAYCPPITLQARTRYFWKVRIWGESENAESDPAWFETAKMDEGWQAEWITPDWEDNQTHPILFHSFELDARPVAARAYISGLGLYHFELNGQKVGDEYLTPYCNAYDQWIQYQTYDILEHIATGANLISVMLGSGWYKGRYGADRGETDFYGDRFALICELHITLENGEDVIISSDSSWQAQASPVLESSIFDGETYDARIGQSVPASGAIAGTQPVVIDMALLEARRSLPVKIMEVLKPIAVLQTPAGETVLDMGQNMTGWLRFKTNAPAGTRLHLQFGEVLQGGNFFRDNLRTALAEYIYIADGTEAIVEPYFTFYGFRYVKISGWVGELNIDDFTGCVVYSQMDVIGEIKTSNDKVNQLFKNALWSQKDNFLDIPTDCPQRDERLGWSGDIQVFSGTACFNMDSAAFLSKYGYDLGKEQAKCDGMVPHIVPMANLNKGGSAAWGDVATILPWNLYEFYGDVAILDQQFESMRAWVDYIKDIDESSGGKRLWTGGIHFGDWLSLDASDPTSRRGGTPHDFIASAFYCYSAGLVAKAAKVLGKDDIAEAYEQLSAEIKAAIQKEYFTATGRLAVPTQTGYVLALFMDLVPDAFRERVQDDLIARLEEDNTHLRTGFVGTPYLCRVLSNIGANDLAYKLLLNEDFPSWLYAINLGATTIWERWNSINPDGSISSTGMNSLNHYAYGSIVEWMFRDMCGLNPSTGDGTGAGFRHAYIAPKPDQSLQCARGRYRSAAGWYESGWRIDEGDKLTVELVIPFNASATVVLPDAHLSELTINNQPLQDGVQDGDQVIFTLGAGHYEIAYLNWQASSRP; via the coding sequence GTGAAAATAAGCCATCTCAAAACCAACCATATTGTCAATCCCCTGGGATTTGCGATAGACACACCCACCTTTTCCTGGATCGTTGAGGAGACTGACGATACGGTACAAACGGCTGCTCAGGTTCTGGTCAGTTATGACAGCGATTTTAAGCAAATCATTTTTGATAGCGGCAAGGTGGATGGCTCGCTCATCGACAGCGTGGCATATTGCCCGCCTATTACTCTGCAGGCGCGCACACGTTATTTCTGGAAGGTCCGCATCTGGGGCGAAAGTGAAAATGCGGAGAGCGACCCTGCCTGGTTCGAAACTGCGAAGATGGACGAAGGCTGGCAGGCAGAATGGATCACGCCGGATTGGGAAGACAATCAGACGCATCCGATCCTGTTTCATTCATTTGAGTTGGATGCCCGGCCTGTTGCAGCGCGAGCCTATATCTCTGGATTGGGATTGTATCATTTTGAACTGAACGGTCAGAAGGTCGGGGATGAATATTTAACGCCTTATTGCAATGCCTACGACCAGTGGATTCAGTATCAAACATACGACATTTTAGAGCATATAGCGACTGGCGCGAATCTTATTTCGGTCATGCTTGGCAGCGGCTGGTATAAGGGTCGTTATGGTGCAGATAGAGGCGAGACGGACTTTTACGGTGATCGTTTCGCCTTGATCTGTGAGCTGCATATCACGTTGGAAAATGGTGAAGATGTGATCATTAGCAGCGACTCATCGTGGCAGGCGCAGGCATCGCCCGTACTTGAAAGCAGCATCTTCGACGGTGAAACGTACGACGCTCGTATTGGTCAATCGGTGCCTGCTTCTGGTGCGATTGCTGGTACTCAACCCGTGGTTATAGATATGGCTTTATTGGAAGCGCGACGGTCGCTGCCGGTGAAGATTATGGAGGTGTTGAAGCCTATCGCTGTGCTCCAGACACCTGCCGGAGAAACAGTCCTCGATATGGGGCAAAACATGACGGGATGGCTTCGTTTTAAGACGAATGCACCCGCCGGGACGCGCCTCCATTTACAGTTTGGCGAGGTGCTGCAAGGGGGAAATTTCTTCCGCGATAACCTGCGTACGGCATTAGCGGAGTACATCTATATTGCTGATGGTACGGAGGCGATTGTCGAGCCGTATTTCACTTTTTACGGGTTCAGATATGTCAAAATTTCTGGATGGGTTGGCGAACTGAACATCGATGATTTTACAGGGTGTGTCGTTTATTCGCAGATGGATGTCATCGGCGAGATTAAAACATCGAACGATAAAGTTAACCAGCTATTTAAAAATGCCTTGTGGAGCCAGAAGGATAACTTCCTCGATATCCCGACTGATTGCCCGCAGCGTGACGAACGTCTGGGATGGTCAGGGGATATTCAGGTTTTTTCCGGTACGGCCTGTTTCAACATGGATTCTGCGGCTTTCCTCTCCAAATATGGTTATGACCTGGGGAAAGAACAGGCCAAATGTGACGGCATGGTGCCTCATATTGTGCCGATGGCTAACCTGAACAAAGGCGGTTCTGCTGCGTGGGGGGATGTCGCAACCATTCTGCCGTGGAATCTGTACGAGTTTTACGGTGATGTCGCTATTCTGGATCAGCAGTTTGAGAGTATGCGCGCCTGGGTCGATTACATCAAAGATATTGATGAATCGTCAGGGGGCAAACGCCTCTGGACAGGTGGCATTCACTTTGGCGATTGGCTGTCGCTGGATGCTTCTGATCCCACTTCGCGCCGAGGTGGAACGCCTCACGATTTTATTGCTTCGGCATTTTATTGCTATTCTGCCGGGTTGGTGGCAAAAGCCGCGAAGGTGCTCGGTAAGGATGACATCGCCGAAGCATATGAGCAGCTATCCGCAGAAATCAAAGCAGCCATTCAGAAAGAATACTTCACAGCGACTGGACGTTTGGCTGTCCCTACCCAGACGGGCTATGTACTGGCACTGTTTATGGACCTTGTGCCGGATGCGTTCCGAGAGCGGGTGCAGGATGATCTCATCGCGAGACTGGAAGAAGATAACACCCATCTGAGGACGGGTTTTGTCGGTACCCCATATCTTTGCCGGGTGCTATCGAATATTGGGGCCAATGATTTGGCTTACAAATTGCTGCTTAATGAAGATTTTCCATCATGGCTGTATGCCATCAACCTGGGTGCGACGACGATCTGGGAGCGGTGGAATTCTATTAATCCTGATGGCTCAATCAGTTCAACAGGCATGAATTCGCTCAATCATTACGCTTATGGCTCTATTGTCGAGTGGATGTTCCGGGATATGTGCGGGCTGAATCCATCAACGGGTGACGGTACGGGTGCCGGTTTCCGTCACGCGTATATTGCCCCTAAGCCGGATCAATCATTGCAATGTGCTAGGGGGCGTTATCGCTCGGCGGCTGGCTGGTACGAAAGCGGCTGGCGTATCGACGAGGGAGACAAACTCACTGTCGAGCTCGTTATCCCATTCAATGCATCAGCCACTGTCGTGCTACCAGATGCACATCTGAGTGAACTCACGATCAACAATCAGCCTTTGCAGGATGGTGTGCAAGATGGTGATCAGGTGATATTCACCCTGGGAGCAGGGCACTACGAGATTGCCTATCTAAACTGGCAAGCGAGCAGCCGCCCCTGA
- a CDS encoding ATP-binding protein gives MNLDSELAVSNKSTIHLITILNGFVIYCWLFWLLYPTHTSTLMHWLSIGLLAGATLIASFARSKYYSIAVASLIWGGIAAVSCAAIAFNTEAALFLFILPTVVTHQLVYNNEHRITVVASVLLLAGIITLYSRISISSLFVLYLVVIYQTVLPLHLNDTLLTIWSAFTSVYQDQVHARDREAELRRVSKQLDEARTRVSHINKRLAAALDRAYEATRLKQEFAQNVSHELRTPLNLIVGFTSLMIDSPEHYGAELPFAYVRDLSIIHRNATHLQGLINDVLDMARIQAAQLSIKPTKSNPEQLIIQAVDTIRSLADAKSLEMNLQLEDHMPDMWLDQTRFRQIILNLLNNAIRFTDSGSINFTTKCLEDGIQFIIQDTGVGMSQEQVKTIFEAFHQSDIHQQRVTGLGLAISKQFIELHNGQIDVESTVNGGTTIRFFIPYKGFESSVSSISKPKETAPFSTRVTRSHTVIVVTQSHFTISLISQYLSDCQIHVVQDLEETLSVVGKTLPDAIIFDQGSIEVPPPEDLQTIFDTTNVLLMTLCFATPRSDQFAIGGYLYKPLEREALWNVMRRYGANIDKVLIIAEDEDFVRLFNRMLDHPIRRFHVIDAFSKTEGLEMLELHQPHFVFVDLDMSDRQGLDTIQRIRANADYADLPIVTLTSQDTIGDIESIEQPLYLIPPANLPASNILTWMGQIISAL, from the coding sequence TTGAACTTAGATTCTGAACTTGCTGTTTCAAATAAAAGTACGATCCATCTAATTACGATCTTAAATGGCTTTGTCATCTATTGCTGGCTGTTCTGGTTGCTCTACCCGACACATACCAGCACGCTCATGCATTGGCTCAGTATCGGTTTGCTAGCCGGGGCCACCTTAATCGCATCTTTTGCCCGCTCCAAATATTATTCTATCGCTGTGGCAAGCCTCATCTGGGGTGGTATCGCCGCCGTAAGCTGTGCCGCAATCGCCTTTAATACTGAAGCCGCCCTCTTTCTGTTTATTCTGCCAACCGTTGTGACGCACCAACTCGTTTACAACAACGAACACCGCATTACCGTCGTTGCAAGCGTGCTGCTGCTGGCTGGCATTATCACCCTTTACAGCCGCATCAGTATTTCCAGCCTGTTTGTGCTTTATCTTGTGGTCATCTATCAGACGGTGCTCCCGCTGCATCTCAACGATACACTCCTGACGATCTGGTCCGCCTTCACATCGGTGTATCAAGATCAGGTCCACGCGAGGGACCGAGAAGCAGAGCTGCGACGCGTCTCCAAGCAGCTAGACGAAGCGCGCACCCGTGTAAGCCACATCAACAAGCGCCTTGCCGCAGCATTAGACCGAGCTTACGAAGCAACACGGCTGAAACAAGAATTTGCCCAGAACGTCAGCCATGAATTACGAACCCCGCTTAACCTGATCGTTGGCTTCACGAGCTTGATGATCGATTCGCCGGAACATTATGGCGCAGAATTGCCCTTTGCCTATGTACGCGACCTTAGCATCATTCATCGCAACGCCACACACCTACAGGGCCTAATCAATGATGTGCTGGATATGGCACGGATACAAGCCGCGCAGCTTTCTATCAAGCCCACCAAGAGCAACCCTGAACAACTCATTATCCAAGCCGTGGATACCATCCGCAGCCTGGCGGATGCAAAGTCGCTTGAGATGAACCTCCAACTAGAAGACCATATGCCGGATATGTGGCTGGATCAAACACGATTCAGGCAAATCATCTTGAATTTATTGAACAATGCCATCCGCTTTACGGATAGTGGCAGCATCAACTTTACGACAAAATGCCTGGAAGATGGCATCCAATTTATTATTCAGGATACGGGCGTTGGCATGTCCCAGGAACAGGTGAAAACGATCTTTGAGGCTTTCCACCAATCGGATATTCATCAGCAGCGCGTCACGGGGCTTGGGCTGGCGATCAGCAAACAATTTATTGAACTGCACAATGGGCAAATTGATGTTGAAAGCACAGTCAACGGCGGCACAACCATCCGTTTTTTCATTCCTTATAAAGGCTTTGAATCCAGCGTTTCTAGCATTTCTAAACCAAAGGAAACAGCACCATTTTCGACGCGCGTCACACGGTCTCACACAGTCATCGTCGTCACACAAAGCCACTTTACAATTTCTCTCATCTCACAGTATTTAAGCGACTGCCAGATTCATGTGGTCCAGGACCTGGAAGAGACGCTCTCGGTAGTTGGCAAGACCCTACCCGATGCCATCATCTTTGATCAGGGCAGCATCGAAGTCCCGCCGCCCGAGGACCTGCAAACGATATTTGATACAACCAATGTTCTGCTTATGACGCTTTGCTTTGCCACACCGAGGAGTGACCAGTTCGCGATTGGCGGCTATTTATACAAGCCGTTGGAACGTGAGGCTCTGTGGAATGTCATGCGCCGCTACGGGGCTAATATCGACAAAGTGCTGATTATCGCGGAAGACGAAGATTTCGTCCGCCTGTTTAACCGGATGCTGGATCACCCGATCCGGCGCTTCCACGTTATTGATGCTTTCAGCAAAACAGAAGGGCTAGAAATGCTGGAACTACATCAGCCGCATTTTGTCTTTGTGGACCTGGATATGTCTGATCGGCAAGGCCTGGATACCATTCAGCGTATCCGAGCCAATGCAGATTATGCGGATTTACCCATCGTTACCCTGACCAGCCAGGACACGATTGGCGATATTGAGTCTATAGAGCAGCCGCTGTATCTCATCCCACCTGCCAATTTACCAGCTTCGAACATCTTAACGTGGATGGGACAGATCATCAGCGCTTTATAA
- a CDS encoding carbohydrate ABC transporter permease has protein sequence MKNGTFVRHAMTHIFIIALGLFMIYPVAWMIVSSFKPNNLIFSDPGLIPQTVTFENYVTGWKGYAGTSFGTFFTNSLLMCAVAIVGNLISCSMAAYAFARLKFAGKGFWFAVMMATLMLPGHVTLVPRYIMFNTFGWVGTYLPILVPKFLATDAFFVFLLVQFMRSLPKEIEEAAIIDGCSKVGVFLRVIIPLASPALVTTALFTFLWTWDDFFNHLLYLTRPDTYTVSRALRTFVGDAGAVSNWGGALAMSTLSIVPAFILFFSLQKYFVQGITTTGLKG, from the coding sequence ATGAAAAACGGCACGTTTGTACGCCACGCAATGACGCATATCTTTATCATCGCACTGGGCTTGTTCATGATCTATCCAGTTGCCTGGATGATTGTCAGCTCATTCAAGCCCAACAATTTGATCTTTAGCGATCCTGGGCTGATACCACAAACGGTAACCTTTGAAAACTACGTCACAGGGTGGAAGGGCTACGCCGGGACATCCTTCGGCACATTCTTTACAAATTCGCTCCTGATGTGTGCCGTGGCAATCGTGGGTAACTTAATATCCTGCTCCATGGCAGCTTATGCATTCGCACGCCTCAAATTCGCTGGCAAAGGGTTCTGGTTTGCCGTGATGATGGCGACGTTGATGCTGCCGGGGCACGTTACGCTTGTACCCCGCTATATCATGTTCAATACCTTTGGCTGGGTCGGAACCTATCTGCCGATCCTTGTGCCGAAGTTCCTGGCAACAGATGCATTCTTCGTCTTTCTGCTTGTGCAGTTCATGCGCAGCCTGCCAAAAGAGATTGAAGAAGCAGCGATCATTGATGGGTGCAGCAAAGTTGGCGTCTTCCTACGCGTGATCATACCGCTCGCCAGCCCTGCCCTCGTCACAACCGCGCTATTCACATTCTTATGGACGTGGGACGACTTTTTCAATCATCTGCTATACCTCACAAGGCCAGATACCTACACCGTATCAAGAGCCTTGCGCACATTCGTTGGTGATGCAGGTGCAGTCTCCAACTGGGGCGGCGCGTTGGCAATGTCGACACTGTCCATTGTTCCCGCATTCATCCTGTTTTTCTCTCTGCAAAAATACTTCGTCCAAGGTATTACAACCACGGGCTTAAAGGGTTAG
- a CDS encoding ABC transporter substrate-binding protein, which yields MMRKINTIALTALLALMMIIYAVPAGAQTDSEELPEYTGGPAEIRMSWWGNDDRAERTLAVIELFEAAYPDITVIGEPNGGAGDHFQILDTQLAADNAPDVIQFGGNWPDYVQYLEPLNDYLGEQLMIDTPETFDQAALTPATDLDGNLYAVSLGTNTLVLVYNKTMIEAAGVDLPEDNMTWEELIEYGRTLKEALPEGVAPFVDNSMNQANYLSYFYTQQGEPIWTLDDGGTSYATVETAEAWLQMWADMREEGLIPDADTTYTYTEDGPDSSALIAGDAAINLVWSNQVAAYQAATTDELSMTTLPSGGEPAYAIQMSQYLGINNNSANKEAAALFVNFFVTSPEAGAILETNRGVPSSPVVRQSISEQATDIDAAVYHIYDAVADRTVPQGPNLPNDQEFVNELELIGQQVAYGQSSVEQAAADLQALIERLIVK from the coding sequence ATGATGAGAAAAATTAACACAATCGCGCTCACAGCCTTACTCGCGCTGATGATGATCATCTATGCTGTGCCCGCAGGCGCACAGACTGATTCCGAAGAACTCCCGGAATACACAGGTGGCCCCGCGGAAATCCGCATGAGTTGGTGGGGTAACGACGACCGCGCAGAAAGAACACTCGCAGTTATCGAGTTGTTTGAAGCTGCATATCCTGATATCACTGTCATCGGCGAGCCAAACGGTGGCGCAGGCGATCACTTCCAGATTCTGGATACTCAGCTTGCAGCCGATAACGCCCCCGACGTCATCCAGTTCGGCGGCAACTGGCCCGATTACGTTCAGTATCTTGAACCGCTCAATGACTATCTCGGCGAGCAGCTCATGATCGATACGCCTGAAACATTCGACCAGGCTGCACTGACCCCGGCCACAGACCTTGATGGCAATCTGTACGCGGTGAGCCTTGGCACGAACACCCTCGTCCTCGTCTACAACAAGACAATGATCGAGGCCGCAGGTGTTGATCTGCCTGAAGACAATATGACCTGGGAAGAACTTATCGAATACGGTAGAACCCTGAAAGAAGCACTGCCAGAAGGCGTTGCTCCCTTCGTGGATAACAGCATGAACCAGGCGAACTACCTCAGCTACTTCTACACCCAGCAAGGTGAGCCGATCTGGACGCTGGACGATGGCGGCACATCCTATGCAACCGTTGAAACAGCAGAAGCATGGCTGCAAATGTGGGCAGATATGCGCGAAGAAGGCCTGATCCCCGACGCGGATACCACCTACACCTACACAGAAGATGGCCCGGATAGCTCAGCACTGATTGCGGGCGATGCAGCAATCAACCTTGTTTGGAGCAACCAGGTCGCGGCCTACCAGGCAGCAACGACTGATGAGCTCAGCATGACGACACTGCCCTCCGGCGGCGAGCCTGCCTATGCCATCCAGATGAGCCAATACCTTGGCATCAATAACAACAGTGCAAACAAAGAAGCAGCAGCCCTGTTCGTTAATTTCTTCGTGACCAGCCCTGAAGCCGGCGCGATCCTTGAAACCAACCGTGGTGTACCTTCCTCACCGGTTGTTCGTCAGTCCATCTCAGAACAAGCGACTGACATTGACGCGGCAGTGTATCATATCTACGATGCAGTCGCCGACCGCACCGTCCCACAAGGGCCAAACCTGCCGAATGACCAGGAGTTCGTGAACGAGCTTGAACTGATTGGTCAGCAAGTTGCTTACGGTCAATCTAGCGTTGAGCAAGCCGCTGCGGACTTGCAAGCCTTGATCGAACGACTGATCGTCAAGTAA
- a CDS encoding response regulator, translating to MNKITKELFFEETFNVYQNLYNRVYLRQSPLAELLVPNTNPKLKAQNLHSLLLKSINDMRPSPGAPVTSNEWRQHRLLVLRYVDGLEPQAVADQLAISRRHFYRVHKEAVEIIAEVLWESYIARGDVSVADVPKRANVQGDDHLTSLRAEVEHLTGQKSNQRCRLQDVVESVIPLVRIMAHQKGVVLDVHLESESIYFGVDAVILRQILLGIINHLVTLLEGGKIFITIEPEADTYQLRIVGHGYRTQTVDLTKLTTVNELASINQIVLYLAEQTAHYAEFRLQAPTVSPRAVLVVDDNEEVAQLFKSYLNKNDYRCMIANSGEEAIQLAKTMQPYAITLDVMMPDIDGWAVLQMLHNNIETRHIPVIICTVIGAQELALALGAHALLEKPVTEQVLIATLEGLGYPAVT from the coding sequence ATGAATAAAATAACCAAAGAACTTTTTTTTGAAGAAACCTTCAATGTTTACCAGAATCTCTACAATCGGGTATATCTACGGCAGAGCCCACTTGCGGAGCTGCTGGTACCCAATACCAACCCCAAATTAAAAGCCCAAAATCTCCATAGTTTGCTGCTGAAGTCCATTAATGATATGCGGCCTAGCCCGGGCGCGCCGGTGACGTCCAATGAATGGCGTCAGCATCGGTTGCTCGTCCTGCGTTATGTGGATGGGCTAGAACCGCAGGCTGTAGCGGATCAACTTGCAATCAGCCGTCGGCATTTTTACCGCGTTCATAAAGAAGCTGTAGAGATCATCGCGGAAGTGCTATGGGAGAGTTACATTGCTCGTGGAGATGTCTCTGTCGCTGACGTGCCAAAGCGGGCAAATGTACAAGGCGACGATCATTTAACGTCGCTGCGGGCGGAAGTCGAGCATTTGACAGGCCAGAAAAGTAACCAGCGCTGTCGTTTACAGGATGTGGTCGAGAGTGTAATCCCGCTTGTGCGTATTATGGCGCACCAAAAAGGTGTGGTGCTCGATGTTCATCTGGAATCAGAATCTATCTACTTTGGCGTAGACGCTGTCATATTGCGGCAAATCTTGTTAGGCATTATCAATCATCTGGTGACGCTCTTAGAGGGTGGCAAAATCTTCATTACGATTGAACCTGAAGCCGATACGTATCAATTGCGTATTGTCGGGCATGGTTACCGCACGCAGACTGTCGACCTGACGAAGTTGACAACTGTGAACGAACTGGCTTCTATCAACCAAATTGTGCTCTATCTGGCAGAGCAAACGGCGCATTATGCGGAGTTCCGTCTACAGGCACCTACGGTCTCGCCAAGAGCCGTGCTGGTCGTTGATGATAATGAAGAAGTCGCCCAGTTATTTAAGTCTTATTTAAACAAGAATGACTATCGTTGTATGATCGCAAATTCTGGCGAAGAAGCGATCCAACTTGCGAAGACGATGCAGCCTTATGCCATTACGCTGGATGTTATGATGCCGGATATTGACGGCTGGGCGGTGCTCCAGATGCTGCATAACAATATTGAGACGCGCCATATTCCCGTCATTATCTGTACCGTGATCGGGGCCCAGGAACTCGCTTTAGCCCTGGGCGCACATGCTTTGTTGGAAAAGCCCGTGACCGAGCAGGTGCTCATCGCCACGTTGGAAGGGCTTGGTTATCCAGCCGTGACATAA
- a CDS encoding LacI family DNA-binding transcriptional regulator, whose translation MKRPTQKDVARKAGVSRSTVSYVLNDQTQLKIPISDETRQRVMDAIAELGYEPDARAQSLRSGSTNIVGVIIPVIQNPFFWQMLTGISDALQEAGYGLYLAPHLEDTNQAETAIRELKRHRVDGFILLAATRYFLPNIADYLRKAGRPIVEITATQAEFDHVIHGYASGTRDLMTHLFELGHKRIGFVYGVAEEAQGSDRLFAYREMLDNAGLSDSRRFEVYCGVELEDAYQAAYDLLNQPERPTALLVINDMLAVAVMRAAADMGLTVPDDLSVASFDDIPFSSYTLPRLTTVSGNAVGSGHSAVKLLLKRIAEPDLPQQVATAEVQLIIRESTGSVP comes from the coding sequence ATGAAAAGACCTACTCAAAAAGACGTTGCACGTAAGGCTGGCGTTTCGCGGTCTACAGTATCCTACGTGTTGAACGATCAAACGCAACTGAAAATTCCGATTTCGGACGAAACCCGGCAGCGGGTCATGGATGCGATTGCAGAACTCGGTTATGAACCGGATGCACGCGCCCAATCCCTGCGTTCGGGCAGTACGAACATCGTTGGCGTCATCATCCCCGTTATCCAGAATCCGTTTTTCTGGCAAATGCTAACGGGCATTTCCGACGCGCTCCAAGAAGCAGGCTACGGCCTTTATCTGGCGCCTCATCTGGAAGATACGAACCAGGCAGAGACGGCAATCCGTGAGCTTAAGCGGCACCGTGTAGATGGCTTTATCCTATTGGCAGCGACGAGATATTTCTTGCCGAACATAGCCGACTATCTCCGTAAAGCGGGCCGCCCCATTGTAGAAATCACTGCCACCCAGGCTGAGTTTGATCACGTCATCCATGGTTATGCCAGCGGTACGCGAGACTTGATGACCCATCTTTTTGAACTGGGCCATAAGCGTATTGGGTTTGTCTACGGCGTCGCGGAAGAAGCGCAGGGTTCGGATCGCCTCTTCGCTTATCGTGAGATGCTGGACAATGCCGGATTATCCGACAGCCGCCGTTTTGAGGTGTACTGTGGGGTCGAGCTAGAGGACGCGTATCAGGCGGCATACGATTTACTGAATCAGCCGGAACGCCCAACGGCCTTACTGGTGATTAACGATATGCTGGCCGTGGCTGTTATGCGTGCCGCCGCCGACATGGGCCTGACGGTGCCAGATGATCTATCCGTTGCCAGCTTCGATGATATTCCTTTTTCAAGCTATACCCTGCCCCGCCTCACGACAGTTTCAGGGAATGCGGTCGGCAGCGGGCACAGTGCCGTAAAGTTGCTCCTTAAGCGTATTGCGGAGCCCGATCTACCGCAGCAGGTCGCGACGGCGGAAGTGCAATTGATTATCAGAGAATCAACGGGGTCCGTTCCATAA